The genomic interval GCTGAAGGCCGGGCCGATCAACGGCTTGTCGACGCCGGATTCGGCATATTGCTTCATGAACGAAATGCCCATGCCGCCCGGCAGGAAGAAGAACACCGCATCGGCGTCGCTGTCGCGGATCTGGGCGATCTCGGACGCGTAGTCGGTGGCGCCGAGCTGGGTGTAGACTTCCTTGACCACGTCGCCGTCATAGAAGCGCTTGAAGCCGGTGAGCGAATCCTTGCCCGCCGGATAGTTGGGGGCCATGATGAAGATCTTCCCTATGCCTTCCTGGCTGGCATAGGCGCCGGCGGCCTCGTGAAGATTGTCGTTCTGGTAGCTGACCGCGAAATATTTCGGATTGCAGCCGGCGCCCGCGAGCTGCGAGGGCGCGGCGTTGGTCGAGAGATAGAACTTGCCCTGCGCCACCGCCGACGGCACCACGGCCATGGCGAGGTTCGACCAGACGATGCCGGTCAGCACGTCGACCTTGTCGGACTGGATCATCTTGTCGGCGATCTGGACGGCGACATCCGGCTTCTGCTGGTCGTCCTCGACCACGACTTCAACGTCGGAAGCGGCATCCCCCGCCTGCTTCAGCGCCAGCATGAAGCCGTCGCGGCTGTCGACGCCAAGCGACGCGCCGCCGCCCGAAAGCGTGGTGATGACGCCGACCTTGACCGGCTCGGCCTGCGCCATGCCGGCAGCGCCGATCGCGAGCG from Martelella mediterranea DSM 17316 carries:
- a CDS encoding ABC transporter substrate-binding protein; translation: MKLSTFLKGGVMALAIGAAGMAQAEPVKVGVITTLSGGGASLGVDSRDGFMLALKQAGDAASDVEVVVEDDQQKPDVAVQIADKMIQSDKVDVLTGIVWSNLAMAVVPSAVAQGKFYLSTNAAPSQLAGAGCNPKYFAVSYQNDNLHEAAGAYASQEGIGKIFIMAPNYPAGKDSLTGFKRFYDGDVVKEVYTQLGATDYASEIAQIRDSDADAVFFFLPGGMGISFMKQYAESGVDKPLIGPAFSFSQDILPAMGEAAIGVKNTSDWSPDLDNEANKKFVEGFEAEYGRLPSLYAAQSYDTANLLLSAIAAADVSDADAFQQALAAADFDSVRGNFKFGPNQHPIQDFVIREVVDDNGVLTNKLVGTVMTDHADAYAAECKM